aaATGTTTCTGCAGCGTAAAGAGATGGTGAACGATCTGGACGGTCCGTTCAGGAAGACCTTCAGCCCTGAGAACCTGTCCGCGTTCAGCTGGGATAAGACTACTTCCTGGGCCGAGGAGAAGGCCCCCCTGACTGTGGCCTGTCTCAGGTCCATGTTCCCCCCCGCCAAGAAGATCCAGAAACAGATCGTGAACTACAGCCCAGGGAACAAACCCCGGTGGGTTCTGTGTGGCGTTCTTTAGGTTCCTACAAGGCTCTCTCGGTTCCTTCGGGATCCTAAATCTGTGCTGTTCCAGGCGGATGTCGGACGAGGAGGCGAAGCAGATGCTGGACCGGAGGATCGGCCTCCTGCTCTCGGTGCCGCTGTACACCAGCACCCTCAGGGCCTGCTTCCTCCAGACGGCCTTCAGCGTGGAGATGCTGCGACACCGCTGCCCCGTCAAAGTCTTCGGCATCATGAACGGCCTCGGCATCTCGCAGTCCAAAACCACCGCCGGGGTCCACGCCAAGAAGCTCGCCGAGGAGCACGGCAGGCAGGTGAAGCAGTGGAGGGACGAGATCCAGGTGAGGAGCCAGGTCCTCCTTCTTCGTGTCTCAGCATTCGTGgtttgttgatgtgtttttttttccagaacGGGTCGAGCTGCTGATTTTTCTAGTTAGATCTACTTCAGAACACCTGACAGAAGGTCAGCCAGTCAGACCGGTCTCGGTGTCTGACTCGATCGAGTAAATTTGTTTTCAAACTGCCGGTGAGTAAGGTAACAGATATCTCCATGAAACCTTAATTACTCTCAATAAGACCATATTTATTTGCATTACACGTTTTCTGAAATCTTATGTTTAAATAAGCAAATGAGGCAGTATCTCATTAAATATGcgctaatttgcatctattTTAAGAGCTGAAATCTGAACTCTGAACTAAGTCAGGTTCAAAatgatgcttttattttgttgacacattAGACTCAAATGATTTTGCTGAGGGAGCCTGGATATCTGTCGACAGGCAGGAAAAACGATTTCGCCATGTTCCTGGGAATAAAATGTTCCATATTTCAGGTGTGGATGATAAATGAACCAAAGCCTCTTTGTGCGTCACAACATgtcagtgtttattttcttcttagATTACAGAGGTTGAGAAGAAATTAATTGcacaaactaaatatttaacCGGGGTgttaaatgcaaaaatattcAGCTAAGCCAAAGATCCAAGTCTCTCTGGGCATGAACACATCAGAGTATGAGGGCAGGCGGCGCTCTCTGAAGAATGGAAGCTGCGAGAAGCAAATACTTTTGGCGAATAGACGATCACTACGACTTTAGCCGGTCTGCAGATTTTCTCaggttgtttttctctgttatttGACTTGATGTGGATCTTCGCTCTAGTCTGAAGGAAGACATGTCGGTGCATCGTGATAAACCCTGCGTCTGCCCGCGCCGTCTCGCCTCAGAGAGGaaattcttcttctctttcagaTGACGAGAAAGACGCAGTACTGCAGCGACGACTCCGGGAAGGCGGCGGCTTACACCTTCACCTGGGGGAACGTTCGGGTAAGAACGTCTGTGGCTGAACACCTCTTCGCAGAAGCTGTTGTCTCTGAATGAAGACAGAACGTCTCTGTGCCGCAGGTGCCGTCCGTGTCCCGGTCCGACTCGGCGGAACGAGGCTACGGCTTCGCGACGTGGGCGTTTCGCTTCGCTCATCGAGTTCGGATTAACTTCCGTAACCTGCACGGACCTCCGGCGAAAGCAGCGGACGTGTCTCCGTCCAGCATCCTGCCGTCCAAACAGGTGCGCGCACTTTAAAAGGAGCCAATCGGAGAGCTGTTTTATAACAGGGACGGTTCACGATCTGTAGAAGTGAGTATGAAACAGCACGCAGGAACATCAGCTCCTCCTGGACGCCACCGCGTGTAGTTTAAATATCCGGATGTCCGGTGTgcgtacaggacagagctgacTGACACGCTGCTAGTTAACGTCGCACTCGTTAATATCTGTATTACAGCttttatacatccagagaacttCTACAGACGCCAGACCAGGCGTCTCATGGCGGCCCGGAAACAATAcgctgatgatgtcactgatcaTCAATACAGAATTTAGgcaaataaatattaaagtcATCGAGACGGATCAGAAAACTCAGTTTCATGTGAAACGACCCAAAgagcctcctcttcctcctcttcttcctcctcctcctcttcttcctcctgctgctcctcctcttcctcctgctgctcctcctcctcctccttttcctcctgctgctgctcctcttcctcttcctcctcctcctcctcttcctcttcctcctcctcctcctcctcctcttcttcttcctcctgctgctcctcttcctcctgctgctcctcctcttcctcctccttttcctcctgctgctcctcctcttcctcctcttcttcctcctcctcctcttcctcctcctgctgctcctcctcttcctcctccttttcctcctgctgctcctcctcttcctcctcttcttcctcctcctcctccttttcctcctgctgctcctccccccctcttcctcctcctcctcctccccccctcttcctcttcttcctcctcctcctccttttcctcctgctgctcctccttttcctcctccttttcctcctgctgctcctcctcttcctcctccttttcctcctgctgctgctgctcctcttcctcttcctcctcctcctcttcttcgctcCCCCTTCTGTTACTGTAAAGAAGGTAAAAGGCCGGACAGGCGAGGGTTCACGTGACTGTCTTTAACtcgtctccgtctgtctttaactcctcctgtctccgtctgtctttaactcgtctcagtctgtctttaactcctcctgtctccgtctgtctttaactcctcctgtctccgtctgtctttaactcgtctcagtctgtctttaactcctcctgtctccgtctgtctttaactcgtctcagtctgtctttaactcctcctgtctccgtctgtctttaactcctcctgtctccgtctgtctttaactcgtctcagtctgtctttaactcctcctgtctccgtctgtctttaactcgtctcagtctgtctttaactcctcctgtctccgtctgtctttaactcctcctgtctccgtctgtctttaactcgtctcagtctgtctttaactcctcctgtctccgtctgtctttaactcgtctcagtctgtctttaactcctcctgtctccgtctgtctttaactcctcctgtctccgtctgtctttaactcgtctcagtctgtctttaactcctcctgtctccgtctgtctttaactcgtctcagtctgtctttaactcctcctgtctccgtctgtctttaactcctcctgtctccgtctgtctttaactcgtctcagtctgtctttaactcctcctgtctccgtctgtctttaactcgtctcagtctgtctttaactcctcctgtctccgtctgtctttaactcctcctgtctccgtctgtctttaactcgtctcagtctgtctttaactcctcctgtctccgtctgtctttaactcgtctcagtctgtctttaactcctcctgtctccgtctgtctttaactcctcctgtctccgtctgtctttaactcgtctcagtctgtctttaactcgtctcagtctgtctttaactcctcctgtctccatctgtctttaactcctcctgtctccgtctgtctttaactcgtctcagtctgtctttaactcatctccgtctgtctttaactcgtctccgtctgtctttaactcctcctgtctccgtctgtctttaactcatctccgtctgtctttaactcctcctgtctccgtctgtctttaactcgtctccgtctgtctttaacaacgtctgtctttaactcctcctgtctccgtctgtctttaactcgtctccgtctgtctttaacaacgtctgtctttaactcctcctgtctccgtctgtctttaactcgtctcagtctgtctttaactccgtctgtctttaactcctcctgtctccgtctgtctttaactcgtctccgtctgtctttaactcctcctgtctccgtctgtctttaactcctcctgtctccgtctgtctttaactcgtctcagtctgtctttaactcctcctgtctccgtctgtctttaactcctcctgtctccgtctgtctttaactcgtctcagtctgtctttaactccgtctgtctttaactcctcctgtctccgtctgtcttcaACtcgtctccgtctgtctttaactcctcctgtctccgtctgtctttaactccgtccgtctctgtctgtctttaagtccgtctgtctttaactcaTCTCCGTCCGTCTTTAACTCGTCTCCGTCCGTCTTTAACTccgtccgtctgtctttaactcgtctcagtctgtctttaactcgtctcagtctgtctttaactcgtctcagtctgtctttaactcgtctccgtctgtctttaactcctcctgtctccatctgtctttaactcctcctgtctccgtctgtctttaactcgtctcagtctgtctttaactcctcctgtctccatctgtctttaactcctcctgtctccgtctgtctttaactcatctccgtctgtctttaactcctcctgtctccgtctgtctttaactcatctccgtctgtctttaactcctcctgtctccgtctgtctttaactcgtctccgtctgtctttaactcctcctgtctccgtctgtctttaactcgtctccgtctgtctttaacaacgtctgtctttaactcctcctgtctccgtctgtctttaactcgtctccgtctgtctttaacgtctgtctttaactcctcctgtctccgtctgtctttaactcgtctcagtctgtctttaactccgtctgtctttaactcctcctgtctccgtctgtctttaactcgtctccgtctgtctttaactcctcctgtctccgtctgtctttaactcgtctccgtctgtctttaactcctcctgtctccgtctgtctttaactcctcctgtctccgtctgtctttaactcgtctcagtctgtctttaactccgtctgtctttaactcctcctgtctccgtctgtctttaactcgtctccgtctgtctttaactcctcctgtctccgtctgtctttaactcctcctgtctccgtctgtcttcaACtcgtctccgtctgtctttaactcctcctgtctccgtctgtctttaactccgtccgtctctgtctgtctttaagtccgtctgtctttaactcgtcTCCGTCCGTCTTTAACTccgtccgtctgtctttaactcgtcTCCGTCCGTCTTTAACTCGTCTCCGTCCGTCTTTAACTCGTCTCCGTCCGTCTTTAactccgtctgtctttaactccgtctgtctttaactccgtccgtctccgtctgtctttaactcctcctgtctccgtctgtctttaactcgtctccgtctgtctttaactcctcctgtctccgtctgtttttaactcctcctgtctccgtctgtcttcaACtcgtctccgtctgtctttaactcctcctgtctccgtctgtctttaactcgtctccgtctgtctttaactcctcctgtctccgtctgtcttcaACTCCgtccgtctctgtctgtctttaagTCCGTCTGTCTTCAACTCGTCTCCGTCCGTCTTTAACTccgtccgtctgtctttaactcgtcTCCGTCCGTCTTTAACTCGGTCCGTCTCCGTCCGTCTTTAACTCGTCTCCGTCCGTCTTTAactccgtctgtctttaactccgTCCGTCtcgtctgtctttaactcctcctgtctccgtctgtctttaactcgtctcagtctgtctttaactccgtctgtctttaactcctcctgtctccgtctgtctttaactcgtctccgtctgtctttaactcctcctgtctccgtctgtctttaactcgtctccgtctgtctttaactccgcctgtctccgtctgtctttaactcgtctccgtctgtctttaactcctcctgtctccgtctgtctttaactcgtctccgtctgtctttaactcatctccgtctgtctttaactcatctccgtctgtctttaactcctcctgtctccgtctgtctttaactccgcctgtctccgtctgtctcctCTCAGAGAAAGCAGGTGAGCAGCTGGTTCGGTGCTGCAGTAATCTGTGTCCAGGGATCTGGTTCCATGAGAGCTGTGCTCGAGCTCAGACCCTCTCTGACCCGCATGAGGACTGGTTCTGCGGTCCGGGTTGCAGCGCAGACGGGACCTACGTGTTCTGTCACTGTAAGGAGCGGAGGGGGGGGCAGATGGTCCAGTGCGGCCGGACGGACAAGTGCAGGAGACACGAGTGGTACCACCGAGACTGTCTGACAGCGGCCCAGCGGAGCGGCGCCGAGCAGAGTGAGACGCTCAGCCGCACACGAGAGCGAGCGAAACGCTAAGGCGCTGAGTTAGCTGTACAACTAAATGTAGATGTAGAGTAATGCAGTACAAGTACGCAGCGTTAACGGTCTGGTTCTGTTCCGAAGTACCAGACTGATGGTTTTTGGTGGTTTTATGTTCCAGCTCCGTGGTTCTGCTCAGAGTCCTGCTCCATGGCGGAGGACGGCGAGGACTTCCTGTTTAACTACACGAGGGCGGTGGTGTGGGAGGGGCTCTACCACATGGCCAGGCGGGACGCCATCCAGGAGGGGGACGGAGACGCCATGGCGGACTTCTGGAGGATGGACCTGGTTCTGCTGTGGAACAGAGAACACCTGCAGCTCTTCAACAGCAGCCACCACATGATCACAGGTACGGCGCCAACAAGCGTGTCATTCACGTGGGGAGGATCTAATGGCTGTTGTCATGGTTACCGTGTGTGAACAGGGATGGAGGGGTTCTACCCGGAGCGCGTCAGGCAGGACCTGAAGTGGAACCGAGTGTTGAACCTTCAGGGAACATCTGGAGGGAACATCAGCCCGGACCtgctcacagagctgctgatcAGCGAGTTCAAAGGTGATTCACACACCTGCACGtctgctcagccaatcaggtGGAAGGAGGATTCAGATCCTTCACTGATGGAAAAGTAGGAAAACCACAGTACTCAAAGTACTCAAAGTACTCGCCGTGGGTCCAGTATATGATTCAGCAGACGGTCCTTGACACAACGTTATATTTAGGAGATTATGTCCCTCAGGAGTCTGAATCAGAGAGTTCTGGTCTTGAGTGAAGCAGATTTAGTCCTGAGAATGTCCAAGAATCCCCTCGTGTCTAACGAAGGCTTCCTGTCCGCAGGTGGGATCGAGTTCGGTAAAGGCAGCTTCACGAAGCAGCAGGTGGAGCAGAGCGCCCAGCTGGCCGGCGCTCAGGCCAAAGACCTGGACCGGATCTTCTTTACCGGGGGAAACCCTCTGAACCTGTCCGCGTACCTGTCGCGCCTCACGTCCTCGTCCCGCGGGAGGACGGCGGACGTGTCCAGGTTCGTGGAGGAGTTTAAGAAGGACGAGCTGTTCGGCTCCAAACCGGGAAGAAGACACCAGGGCTTCAACAAGTTCAGCTACCAGCAGAGAGTCAGGACCCCCAAGAGGATGGGGAGGAGCCTGAGGGCCCTGTCTGAGGAGCTGGACCGCCGGAGAGACCAGATCCTCTGAGAGCGACGAGTCACGTGACATCAGCGATGCCACTTCTGTAGATGAACTAACGCATTTAGCTTGTTTATTCCTTTTCTCTGCTAATGTCCACTAATCTGTTTAGAAATAAAGAGGTTCTCAGTAAAGACGAGGCGTCCCCTCTTTCTGTCACTTGTCTTTTATGTGTGTCGTCGTTTCAGCAAAGTGCTTCTCTGTCTGCTGCAATAAAACCACGTTCGGTTTGAGCTGCAGCTGAAGAGACgaactttgtttttaacctttattcGAGAACAACGGCGAGCTGGTCGACATGCAGAACAAGTAGCTTCACGTGAAGGACGAAGACGAGCACCAGGTGGAGAAAAGGTCAGTAGATAATGAAACGTGTCCCGCTGAGGTCAGTGGGCCTGTACCAAAGAAATGCTCACGTGAACTCACCGAGTGCGGCGCTCATCCAGGAGACGTGAGGCTCCACGTCGtccgtcagctcaggaagctcatcGAGCAGGTTAGAGCACTGCTTCTGGACGTAGAGGACCCCACGCTGCTGCACCTGGGGGGGGACAGAGGAcgggtagagacagaggacaggtagagacaggacaggtagagactcagaggacaggtagagacagaggacaggtagagacacagaggacgggtagagacaggtgaggtagagacagaggacaggtagagactcagaggacgggtagagactcagaggacgggtagagacagaggacgggtagagacacagaggacgggtagagactcagaggacgggtagagacaggacaggtagagactcagaggacgggtagagacagagaggacaggtagagactcagaggacaggtagagacaggtgAGGTAGAGACTCAGGACAgatagagacacagaggactgATAGTGACAGGACacgtagagactcagaggacaggtagagacaggtgaggtagagactcagaggacgggTAGAGACTCAGGAcgggtagagact
Above is a genomic segment from Micropterus dolomieu isolate WLL.071019.BEF.003 ecotype Adirondacks unplaced genomic scaffold, ASM2129224v1 scaffold_302, whole genome shotgun sequence containing:
- the LOC123967348 gene encoding uncharacterized protein LOC123967348 (The sequence of the model RefSeq protein was modified relative to this genomic sequence to represent the inferred CDS: added 120 bases not found in genome assembly), producing MDWLSGLAHRLLDLVWMPPSQEDINAAAAAAGRCDGEKKISPFCYCKEEKAGEQLVRCCSNLCPGIWFHESCARAQTLSDPHEDWFCGPGCSADGTYVFCHCKERRGGQMVQCGRTDKCRRHEWYHRDCLTAAQRSGAEQTPWFCSESCSMAEDGEDFLFNYTRAVVWEGLYHMARRDAIQEGDGDAMADFWRMDLVLLWNREHLQLFNSSHHMITGMEGFYPERVRQDLKWNRVLNLQGTSGGNISPDLLTELLISEFKGGIEFGKGSFTKQQVEQSAQLAGAQAKDLDRIFFTGGNPLNLSAYLSRLTSSSRGRTADVSRFVEEFKKDELFGSKPGRRHQGFNKFSYQQRVRTPKRMGRSLRALSEELDRRRDQIL
- the LOC123967349 gene encoding uncharacterized protein LOC123967349, which encodes MVNDLDGPFRKTFSPENLSAFSWDKTTSWAEEKAPLTVACLRSMFPPAKKIQKQIVNYSPGNKPRRMSDEEAKQMLDRRIGLLLSVPLYTSTLRACFLQTAFSVEMLRHRCPVKVFGIMNGLGISQSKTTAGVHAKKLAEEHGRQVKQWRDEIQMTRKTQYCSDDSGKAAAYTFTWGNVRVPSVSRSDSAERGYGFATWAFRFAHRVRINFRNLHGPPAKAADVSPSSILPSKQVRAL